Part of the Pomacea canaliculata isolate SZHN2017 linkage group LG11, ASM307304v1, whole genome shotgun sequence genome is shown below.
CACCCACTTTTTATATTCCTATGTATAGTTTCCTATGTTTTTATGAATGCGCATAGATATTCAAACTTGTGAGAGTGACCATCACTATTAGTGTGAAAGATTAGAtacaaaacattacattttaatgtttatagaCAGTCGTGAAGGTTTGTGTCATGTTTTAATAGTGGGGTTAGTATCATTTCATTTCATAAACAATGATTAATATGTTTTCCTTTAGTATTTggatttttaatgatttttaattttgtagggATATTagaattaaatattgtttttgataAAATGCGTCGCTTGTTATTATGTAGGTAAATTATTTGGTTGTGTTAACTGTTGTAGACATTAGACTTATCTGACTACTAAAAGAACATTCATTCACAAAGCATTTGGGAAAGAGAAGCATAAAGCTAGGAAAGTAATCAGTGAATGTTCATGTCATTAACATGTTCTTTGTATTAAGAAAATTCTCTTGATAAAATTGTGTCTGGTCTATCCTTGTTTAACTtgcaaataacttttttcccaggagaTTGTAAACAACCACGATATAATGCACTGTGGGCTCTGAACCCTCGCCTAGTGACTACTAAGTACCAGTGTAGCAACTACTGCATGATAGTAGGGATGTACCTGTCAGGGCTGTGTAACCTCATTACCATCACCAGGTGTTGCTCACGTGTTACACTCCAAGGTACATggcacttttttgtttttgcgtgcgttattgtgtgagtgtgtttgtgtgtgcgtgtgaacgAAATTGTAGGTGTATGAACGACTtttgctttcacacacacaaacaaaacaaaataacacacacacacacaaagaagccAAAGAAACCAACTGTTTTCCCACTAATGTTAAGAACATGTACAAAACAAAGTCAAACTTAATATTCAAAATGAACTTTTATTATGCGTTTTTAATAACAGTTTTAGATACCATCAAATGTGGTTCTCATGTGTGCGACGAGTGATATGGACTGTATGGGTCATGTACGGACTGGTAGTCGCCGCCCACACATGAACAGCAAGAGCAGCTCACACTTTTCGTAGAAGGAACTTGGCGGTAACACCACCCTTTGTAAAAGTCTGTCAAGTGAGAATgtgtaattataataataataatcctaatcatcatcgtcatcattatcatcatcatcaaaagaaggagaagaagaagaggaagaagattttattagataaatataGACATCGacttatttaattaaaatttactcAGAGCTAAATTGTTGctataaaaaattcttttgcgcaaagatttaaagaaagcaGTATTTAACTACTTTAAAAGCTTCACTTAGTTAAATATAACTCATGATGAAAAGGTCTACGTATGTTAAGATATGAAATCATTAGAACCAGTTAACGGAGATCCGTAGTTTagtacaaattaaaattatgatGAGATTTTGCAGTCTTCTagtaaaagaatatttctgtaaaCTTACTATCTGGAGTTTGCCGTCGACTATAGAATCGCAAGAGGAAACGGGTTTTCCTCCCTCAGTTCCTGAACCAACCACCTTGTTGTCCTTTATGTTGAAGGTCGCctgcacaaaataaaaggaaaacatgTCTTTAGAATTTGAGAACTGGAGATGTGTTGACTTCCAAACAACAAGACATGTTTAAGAACAAACACACtcccacttttttctttgtcttacaCCCATACGAGAAATCATCGCTTTCATAGAGAAAAAAGGGAGGATGATAAACATCAGACAGTGAGGTATACAGGCAATGATGTCTGTAAGGTAGAGAATTGTATTTCCACACTTCTGTTTACAAGAGAAAAGTAatctcaaacaaataaaaagtaataaccAGGTTCGTCTTAAACATGCTCACCACTACAGTTTCTCCACTCAGTGTCTtgtacgtcacttcctgtcccAGTTTGAACTTGAACGTTTCCTTGAGGTCACCAAAGGCTGTCTCGCTGACCCACTGGTCCCCATCCTTGAGAAAGGACTGAGTCCAGGGTGTGCTGGTCAGAGCATAGCGATCCTCCGCCGGCGTGTCTGTAGTCAGAAACAGTTCTGTCATATTCTACTCCGTCTGTCTTCCTATCGTTATTCACATCACAATCTTTAGAATGAGTTCTAAAATGTTTCGTAACAaaattttgtgttaaaaaaaatccgccATGTTTTAAATTACAATTATAGTCTGTAATTAGACAACCCCCACctcaataaaaagttaaaaacaagaaactaaaaACTTGTACACATATTACAGCAGGTATTTTCAAAAGCGAAAGGTGTTAAGCTGCAGACTGAGCTGCATGTAGTCTTCCATTTCTACGAAatgttttccaaaattttaaGCGAGTAGAAAGAGTGAGTGAAGGCCGAATTTCTTGACTGATACTTGGAACACATGAGGGAAAGCTCGTGAACATCACCATAACAAACTATGCGATCACACAcagcaaaaaggaagaaaaggaagagaaccAAAGCACACAATATTGATATAATATTGATATAAGCAATTTGTAACATACCAAGACAAACTTTAAGAGACTCCCCAAATTAAACATACCATTTTTGCTGAAATATTCGTCCAAACCTTTCGACTCACTGTTGATCACTTGCCACTTTCCCAAAAAAGcttccatcttttctttttacagaatttctgaaaatggaaaatatatGATCGAAGCAATAAGCcttaaaaattataatgaattattttacttccaaaagagacataaaaataggctttgaaacaaaaaagaagactttaaaaagtaaaatatggaTCTTactaaacttaaaatttttagtACGCTTTATAGAAGTATGCAAAATAACGGAATAAAACTGTCAGGCTTCAAAACTGTTTGAAAGCAATGCTACTGAATTCATtgaataaaaatacagaaggtTATTCCAGTTAAACTCACCAGATTCCTCCTTCCACTGTCTGAGGATTTGTGAAGAGTGAAGTTTAGGAAGACTACACCCTGGTTGTTATTTATATCCTGTAACACTCAATGAAATCCCATTCGACCTACATAAGTGTTCTTGGCACACTACAGGTGTACCAGATGTACCAGGCTGTGATGCAAGCCCTGACCCACTTTCAGAGGTCAGCACTCATGGTGAACTCCACTCAGGTTGTGTGGCTTTCACAATGTGAGCAAACAGCCCCATAAAGCTCGCTCACTGTAGTACATGTACCTCAGCAAGTCAATGCAGAAAAATCTACATtgtatatacaaaaatataaattatctttcttactaaataattgtaaactttataaatatggTATGCTTTTTGTACTTGAAAATGAACGCTTACATGATCCCCCAAAAATCGTTTTAAGACATTGATAAATCATTAATGAAATTAATTATCATTACTAATTAAACCATGAAGCCCATTGATGTTTTAACAATTAACatgaaagacacacacatagtcACATGCATGGGGAGCAGAAGGAACAGagaatgaaagcaaataaaattacaggAATGTTGGAGTTCGTGGATGGCTATGATGTGCTTAAAAATTTAATTAGGCAGCGGAaggttattgtttttaaaagtgatgAACACCTGTGTGAGTACAGGTGCACTGGTTGAATTACAACATGCTGCTTAgtcaagacagagagagagggacgaAACTCAAAGCAAACATCTTCAGTAACATCTCTCCTAACTGATCTTTAGTCCTTGTCACCTCACAGTACCATCCATACATGACATTGGAGACATTGGGGTCAGTTTGTTGACAGGTGATGTTTGCCTCGCACACCAGGAATGTTTACTGACACTTAGtctcatgttactgaaataccCGTGTACCTGACTATTTCTGCAAAAACTTTGTTGTAGTGACAAAAGCTGTCAAAGTTTATACTAACTACATATATATGGCGATAGGAGGTTTTCTAAAGCCCTCTTTTTTAGGGTGATGTTGTCAACAGTTTGCCAAACTCCTaagtattattagaaaataTCTCATAACAGTAATTATAGCCATAACTAGATAATTTTTTCCGTTGTGTTCATCTAACCTTTTATGTGACTAAATGTTTTGAACAGCCGGtactttttatactttttaatgGATGCCATACACGTCTCTCAGTCTTCCTGGTTTGAGTGACAATATGACGGATTGTCTACAAATTGTTTATTAATTGTTATGATGAAGATGGAAGTCGTGTTGTTAATTGATTCCCGGCGAATCATAAGACCCATGTAACTCTTTCTTCGCCATGGCTCGTGGGTTCTTAAACTAGTTGCCAATCGTTTTGCGAAAGTGTTTGCAGTCAAATGTAGGTTCAAAAACTTTTATTGACAGTTTATACAATAAATTTCAAGTGCACAATTAACATACCCGCTGAAAATCGATCACATCCCGAAAAATGATGAACATACATACAAACCAGCAACGACACTCGCTGATGTAAAGGCGACACACGTCTGTCTATCTGTCGCTCGCTCTTTTAGCAGGACTAAAAGCTTTACATAGGAAGCCGTTTATCGTAAACACAAGTGTGGGCAGGTGTAGATGTGTTCGAATGTGCGAAACCTTCCACCTACCAGAAGTAGAACACTTGAAGACTTCACACGGTGTTTTGGTGTTTTGCTCttttcaaaactaaaactaTGTCCAGACATTTATCAGAATCTGCTAGTATGGGAGTTATAGCCATTTGTTGATGTACACCGAACAATACTTGGTCATTAAGTGAGCTTATCTAACACATGACAAACGCTGTTCAACccacctgtaaacaaacatgtttatcgATACATTACAAGGTTGattttttattaactttctCGCTTACGTGACACTTTTCTGACTACGAGAAACTACCTGAGTCTTGCCAAGTATTGGTGGTACCCAGATATCATCCAGACACCTGGAGCCCGGGATAATTTACAGAGCTCTCTACGAGATGTAGACTTCTCAGCCGAGAGGTTGGACTGAGTGCAAGACATACACGTGACTGACTCGAGGCCTAATTGTGTAGCCGTTAGCATGCATGTTTGATATTCCTGCATTTACAGGCCTGAAGTAGTTTAGTTAtaagtgaaaagaaaaga
Proteins encoded:
- the LOC112576136 gene encoding fatty acid-binding protein homolog 6-like, yielding MEAFLGKWQVINSESKGLDEYFSKNDTPAEDRYALTSTPWTQSFLKDGDQWVSETAFGDLKETFKFKLGQEVTYKTLSGETVVATFNIKDNKVVGSGTEGGKPVSSCDSIVDGKLQITFTKGGVTAKFLLRKV